In a genomic window of Novosphingobium sp. KA1:
- a CDS encoding DUF4142 domain-containing protein gives MRRLTLLIASAALVTACNSRNATEPAPTDIYSGTVLSPQDDLQSAEAINGTSDTNALSPSDFADTLGSANLFEIEAAKIAIERSKSDNVRLFARQMIVDHENAQAQLEKAISSRTAALTFTPKLDGQQNAQINALRAAGEKFDNAYIEQQRIAHEQALAMLTDFASNGDDANLRKLARSTMPVVAAHLDHLRQMAGD, from the coding sequence ATGCGGCGTCTTACCTTATTGATCGCGAGTGCAGCGCTCGTCACTGCGTGCAATTCCCGCAACGCAACAGAACCGGCGCCTACAGACATCTACAGTGGAACTGTCCTCTCTCCACAGGACGATCTTCAATCGGCTGAAGCCATCAACGGGACTTCTGACACCAACGCCTTGAGCCCGTCAGACTTCGCAGATACCCTCGGATCGGCGAACCTTTTCGAAATCGAAGCTGCGAAGATCGCAATCGAGCGCAGCAAGAGCGACAATGTCCGCCTGTTTGCCCGGCAGATGATCGTCGATCATGAAAATGCGCAGGCCCAGCTTGAAAAAGCAATCTCATCCCGCACGGCAGCTTTGACGTTCACGCCAAAACTCGACGGACAACAGAATGCCCAGATCAACGCCTTGCGCGCTGCGGGAGAGAAATTTGACAACGCCTACATCGAGCAACAGCGAATCGCCCATGAGCAGGCACTTGCCATGCTTACGGACTTCGCCTCGAACGGGGATGACGCCAATCTGCGCAAACTTGCACGCTCTACCATGCCCGTAGTCGCCGCTCATCTCGATCATCTTCGGCAAATGGCCGGAGATTAG